The genome window AAAACTACGCATTCCCGGGTGGAATGATGATAGGAACAGATAGCCATACTGTAAATGCAGGTGGTTTAGGAATGATTGCCATTGGTGTGGGTGGAGCTGATGCTTGCGATGTAATGGCCGGCTTACCTTGGGAACTAAAAATGCCTAAATTAATTGGTGTAAAACTAACCGGAAAACTAAACGGTTGGACTGCACCTAAAGACGTAATATTAAAAGTAGCTGGTATTTTAACCGTAAAAGGTGGTACCGATGCGGTGGTTGAATATTTTGGCGAAGGTGCAACAAGTATGAGTTGTACCGGTAAAGGAACTATTTGTAACATGGGTGCTGAAATTGGAGCAACTACTTCAACATTCGGTTACGATGATTCAATGGCTCGTTATTTAAAAGCAACTGGCAGAGCAGAAGTAGCTGAACTAGCTGATGCTGTAAAACACCATTTAACGGCAGATGCAGAGTGTTATGCAAACCCTGAATTATATTTTGACCAAGTAATAGAAATTGATTTAAGTACTTTAGAGCCACATGTAAACGGACCTTTTACTCCTGATTTGGCTACTCCAATATCAAAATTAAAAGAAGTGGCTTTAGCTAATGGCTGGCCAACTAAAATATCAGTGGGTCTATTAGGTTCTTGTACCAACTCAAGCTACGAGGATATTTCAAGAGCCGTTAGTTTAGCTAAACAAGTTTCTGCTAAAGGTTTAACAGCTAAAGCTGAATATTTAATTAATCCGGGTTCAGAGCAAATACGTTATACCATTAAACGCGATGGTTTCTTAGAAGTGTTTGATAAAATAGGTGCAAAAGTATTTACCAATGCCTGTGGACCTTGTATAGGTATGTGGGATAGAATGGGTGCAGAGAAACAAGAAAAAAATACCATTATCCATTCATTCAACAGGAACTTTGCTAAACGTGCTGATGGTAATCCAAATACTTATGCATTTGTGGCTTCACCGGAAATAGTAACAGCAATGGCTATTGCAGGTGATTTAACTTTTAACCCATTAACAGATTATTTAACAAACGATAAAGGTGAGCAGGTAAAATTAGACGGACCTTACGGTGATGAATTACCAACCAAAGGTTTTGCGGTAGAAGATGCGGGCTTTATAGCTCCTGCAGTTGATGGAAGTCAGGTACAGGTTGCCGTTTCTCCAACTTCTGACAGGTTACAATTATTAGATCCGTTTGCAGCTTGGGAAGGCAGCGATTTAAAAGGATTGAAACTATTGATTAAAGCTAAAGGTAAATGTACTACCGACCATATTTCAATGGCTGGTCCTTGGTTAAAATACCGTGGACATTTGGATAATATTTCTAACAATATGCTAATTGGAGCGGTTAATTTCTTTAACGAAAAAACTGATTCAGTAAAAAACCAATTAAATGGCGAGTATGCTTCGGTACCTAAAGTACAACGCGAATACAAAGCACAAGGAATTGGCAGTATAGTAGTTGGTGATGAAAACTATGGTGAAGGAAGTAGCCGCGAGCATGCAGCTATGGAACCTCGTCATTTAGGTGTACGTGCGGTATTGGTAAAATCATTTGCCCGTATTCACGAAACCAACTTGAAAAAACAAGGTATGTTGGGTTTAACATTTACTAATAAAGAAGATTACAATAAAATATTAGAAGATGATATAATTGACATTAATGGCTTACATACTTTTGCTCCGGGTAAACAATTGGAGTTGGTATTAAACCATAAAGATGGTTCAAGCGAAACTATATTGGTAAACCACACTTATAACGAGCAACAAATAGAATGGTTTAAAGCCGGTGGAGCTTTAAATATTATTAGAGCAAGTGTAGGGAAATAGTTGTTAGCTGATAGTTGACAGACCATAGACGATAGTCACACTGAGCGAAGTCGAAGTGTTTAAAATCAGCAATCAATTTATTTTGGTTGCTGATTTTTTGTTTTTACATTCTTCCGTAGAGACATTGCATGCAATGTCTTATACAAAACAAAAAGCAATCAGGTAATCTTGATTGCTTTTTGTTTTAAAGAAATAATAATAAGGGCAGTTATTTTTAGTTAATTAGCTACCACCTGGAAAGGATTGCTGAATTTTGGATCACTTATCATTTTATAATCAGTTAGTGTTTTTAAGAAAGCCACCAAAGCTTCTTTGTCTTCTTTGGTATAATTAAATCGTTTAGGCATTTGCACATTATTGGTAATTTCTGAAAGCTCCCAACTTAAGTCTTTGTGGTTTTTAATACCTTCGCTGTAATGGTTAAGCACATCATTTAATGTGGCAAACCTGCCATCGTGCATATAGGGTGCTGTTAAGGCTACATTGCGTAAACTTGGTATTTTAAAGCTACCGTTTAATGCAGTATCCATAATTCCGAATTTGAGTACAAAAGTATTATTGCCTGCAATTCCTTTATCGGTATAATTTAAATCCAATCCAATATTGGCCCAGTTACTCCAGCTTCTTTGAAAGTTGCTATTAGGGTTATGGCAATCAATACAACCATTTTTTATAAAAAGTTGTTTTCCTTTGTTTTCCACGGGTGTAAATGATGGAAAATTAAACGTATAATCAAAGTTGCTTGCATTAAGCGCTATATCAAATTTACTGTTTTCGCAACGGATTGCTTCCAGGAATGTAGCAATGGAAATAGCAATATTCTCCACGGTTACACCATCAGAAAACGCCTTTGCAAATAAGTTTTGATAATCCGGGTATTGTTTCAATTTCTTAGCTATTGCATTAATATCGGTAAAACCCATTTCTACGTGATTTGATATAGGTTTAAGTACCATTTCGGTTAAATTGCTTTCTCTCAAATCCCAGAAAAAGCCACTGTTGTTAGCTAGGTTACTAAAGCCCATGCTGTTTCGGCTGGTCAATTCGTTTTTAAAGCCGGTTGAAAACTGTTTGCCGTCAGCAAATGCGTTTGCCTGAAAATGGCAACTGGCACATGCAATGGCATTGGTGGCTGATAGGCTTTTATCGTAAAATAAAACCCTGCCCACGGTGGCTATTTGGTTTTTGTTGGCAGAACCTTCGTAATAAACGTAGTTGTTATCGGGTAAAACAAGCTTTGTTGCTTTTAGCTGGTATGAATCCGGATTTTTAGTACATGATTGTATAAACCAAAAACTGATTAATACCAATGCGATGAGGGTGAATAATTTCGATTTCATAGTTTAAAGTATTATATGGTTTGATATTTTAAAACACAACAATAAAGTTTAACAAATTGGGTAAGGTTAATGCAGCTCCTTTTGTCTTGGTATTGGAAGGAGGTAAATTACTGGGATCATTACTACTATAATTAGTAGTCATTGTCCATGAGTCGCTATAATAGTAGCTGGCTTCGGTAGAAAGTGCCAAGTGCTTATTTAAATTAAACTGCATACCCAATACCAAGCCCGCTCCGTCCATAGAGGTTGACCTGTTATTTGATGTAACAAATTCCTGTTGAAATGGTCCGCTGGCAAATCTTGATAGGGTATTATTAACCGATTTCTGAGAGATATAATCAAATCCGATATAACCGGTCCATCTTTTGGTTATTAAAGTCTGGTACTCCATACCCAAGCGTAAATCCAATGTTTCAGTAAAAGTACTGTTTTGGTTAGTAGAGCTTTCGTCAGAGTTGTTATTGTTTACATAACCCGTACCTATTCTTATACCAATTAATGCATTTTGACGGGGTAAATATTTAAAGGCTTTTAAACTGATGGTATAAGGACTTGTAACAGTATTGTTTGGTGTTCCCGAAAAATTAACAAATTGCCTCACAAAGGAAACTACGTTTAAGCCAATCTGGAATTGATAAGGTTTACTACTGATTTTAATAGAGTCGTTTGTTTGGGCGCAAACAGTACCGGTAAGTAAAAGTAAAATGAGTGTTAATTTTTTCATAGGTGATGTATAATTCAAATGTATTTTTTATAATCCGGAATTACAATGTGTTGGTAACGTATGAATTAATAATTAAGTATAATTTTACATTTATTGTTTTGTCATTTATGTTAGACCACACAAAAATAAAAAAGGCTGCATGCCGTTAAACATTATTTATATTTATAATAAACAATTTACCCATGAAGAAATTAATAGTGTTTTTTTTACTGATAGCTTTTACTAAAGTTTCATACACGCAAAATTTAAGTTACGACAGCCTGTTAAGAGAAGTAAAGCAACAACAGGTTGTGTTGGGTAATTATTATAAAAAAGCAGTAACTGTTAAAAGCAAAGACTCCATTATTGCATGTGCGCAGTTTTATATTTTAAGAACCATTGCCAATAATTTTTTTAACCATTGGTATGGAACCCGTTGGAGTTTTTACGGACAAACACGCACTCCGAAAGAAGGCTCCATTGCTTGTGGTTATTTTGTAACGACTGTTTTATACGATGCGGGTTTTAAAATACCGCGTGTGCAGTGGGCTCAACTGGCATCAGAAGTTTTTATAAAACGATTCAGTACTGATATAAAACGTTTTCGCAATGAGCCTATTGAAAACATAAAAAAGTATGTAGCTGACAAAAGCAATGGTTTATATATAGTGGGTTTAGATTGTCATGTTGGATTTATTTTAAAATATAACAATACCATCCAATTTATTCATTCCAGTTATTATAATAATGGAATGGGTGTAGTTGCTGAAAACCTGGAAGGACATAATCCGCTTGATGATTCCCATTACGTAGTAATAGGAAAAATTTTAGATAACAAAAGTATTATACATTGGTTATTACAAGAAAATATTTCGTAGAGACGTTGTATGCAACGTCTAAATATTGACTGTTATTAAAAAGACTTAGCTTGCTACGTCTCTACAGGTTAGACTTTTTAAGAGATAAAGCCATCAACTCCTTTAAAACTTCCATATCTACATCAGCTAATTTTTTTATATAAAGACAAACCTTGCCGGTTTTGTGTTTACCCAGCCTTTCCAACAATTCATCCTTATTGTCAAAGCTTGCTTCCAGGTATATGGTAAGGTCGTTTTTACGGGGCGAAAAGGCAATTATAGGCATATCGCCTTCGCGGCCGCTTTCGTATTTATAATGGCAGGTGCCAAAACCAATAATAGCCGGTCCCCACATTTTGGCTTTAAACCCTGAAAGCTCTTCCATCATTTTTACTATGGTAAAGCAATCTTGCTTTCTGGAGTCATCGGCAACTGTAGCTAAAAAATCGTTTACACTTGCTGTTGTTTCTACCGTTTTATTTTTTGCCATGGTTTATATCATTAAGTTTGTAAAAATATTTCATTTACACCTAAAAATTATATCATTGTTTTAATGAAAGCCTATAATCCAAAAGCCTGGACCAAACTCATTTTCCATTTTCATAAATCAGATTCGTTTAGAATGCTATTGCCTGCCATTATAGCCCTAGCTATTTATTCAGCAGTATTGTGTTATGTAGAGGTTGAATTAAAACTTATTCATTTGCGTAGCACCACCGTGCTACACTCACTTTTAGGTTTTGTGTTATCGTTGTTATTGGTTTTTAGAACCAATACTGCTTACGACAGGTGGTGGGAAGGGCGCAAGCTTTGGGGCGATTTGGTAAATAACAGCCGCAATTTAATGTTTAAAATAAATGCTTTTTTACCTGATGGCGAAAAAGAAACAAAACAGCATTTCAGTATTTTAATAGGCAATTTTGCCATGGCTTTAAAAGAACATTTGCGCCACGGTATTAAACCTGATTTGATTGATGAACACCCAAACTTAAGCAAACAAACATTGGCCGCAAGCACACATGCGCCCAATAAAATTATACAACAGTTATTTATTGAAACCAACAAGCTGCATGAGCAAGGTATTATTAATGCAGAAAAGCTATTGGTGTTAAATGGAGAACTAAGCTCGTTTGCCAATGTGGTGGGTGCCTGCGAGCGTATTAAATCTACACCCATTCCTTATTCGTACAGTACTTTTATAAAGCGTGTTATTTTAATTTATACCATTACGCTTCCCTTGGGTTTGGTCGATGATTTTAAATGGGCCACTATACCCATGGTGTTGTTTGTGTTTTATGCATTTGCCGGATTGGAGCTGATAGCAGAAGAAATTGAAGACCCATTTGGTAAAGAGGATAATGATTTGCCTACGGATGATATAGCGGAAAGAATAAAGAAAAATTTGGTTGATATATTGAAGTAAAACACGTTGTTCGTTGTTGTGTCTCCCGACCAACAACTTTAGTTTGTGGATTGGTGGGGACACCAACCACGGACAAAATATCCAAATAATATAAAAAGGAGGCGAGCGCGGGGCAGACAAAAAAGCGGGCCGCGCATCAGGCCTGCGGGGAGAAGCATTTTTTTGTCTAGCGTTTTTGGATACTTTTTTGGCAATGCAAAAAGTATCAAGAAAAAAAGATTATAGCTAAAAACAAAAGGGTTGACTAAACATTAGTCAACCCTTTTGTTTTAATGATTGTAGTTAAAACTTATTGTAATAAAATTTTCTGTACCATACGTGTGTTGCCTGATACGTACTCTACAAATACAAATCCTCTTGGTAAATCATCTACCTGAATACTTGTGTTGCCATTAATAGCAGCTATATTTTCTTCTTTAATGGTTCTGCCTAATACATCAATAAACCGAATGCTGCCTTTACCCGCAGTATAACCTTTAATGTTTAATACATTGCCGGCAGGGTTCGGATAAAATGCTAAGTTGGCTTTTTCTGTTAAAGTACTTTCTTTTATACTAATATGTTTGCCCGTTACTTTGTTGTAAGATGCTGTATCTAATACCACAAACTGATGCATCATAGCGCTGTCTTCGTGGGTAAGAATATGGCAATGGTACATAAAACCACTCATCATATCAATTTGATTATGCATCATTAAAGTATCACCATAATGGTCAAATTGAGCAATAAAGCGTAGCGTAGTTCCTGCTCTTATCAATACATCGTCTTTGTAACCCATTAAGTGTTTAGGTAAAGTATTGTTGTAAACAGATTGTTTAATGCCTGCACTGTCAATATCAAGTACCTGGAATTGCACTTTGTGAATATGGAAAGGATGCGCTTTGTTGGTTTTGTTTTCAATAGTCCATATTTCGGTAGTACCTACTAAAATGGTATCATTCATTAATTCCATATCCATTGGCATACTGTCAATAGT of Bacteroidota bacterium contains these proteins:
- a CDS encoding aconitate hydratase gives rise to the protein MAFDIEMIKAVYARMDERIAAARKAVNKPLTLTEKILYSHLTQGNATTSYVRGKSYVDFGPDRVAMQDATAQMALLQFMQSGRPKVAVPSTVHCDHLITAKNGADEDLAFANKESKEVFEFLGSVSNKYGIGFWKPGAGIIHQVVLENYAFPGGMMIGTDSHTVNAGGLGMIAIGVGGADACDVMAGLPWELKMPKLIGVKLTGKLNGWTAPKDVILKVAGILTVKGGTDAVVEYFGEGATSMSCTGKGTICNMGAEIGATTSTFGYDDSMARYLKATGRAEVAELADAVKHHLTADAECYANPELYFDQVIEIDLSTLEPHVNGPFTPDLATPISKLKEVALANGWPTKISVGLLGSCTNSSYEDISRAVSLAKQVSAKGLTAKAEYLINPGSEQIRYTIKRDGFLEVFDKIGAKVFTNACGPCIGMWDRMGAEKQEKNTIIHSFNRNFAKRADGNPNTYAFVASPEIVTAMAIAGDLTFNPLTDYLTNDKGEQVKLDGPYGDELPTKGFAVEDAGFIAPAVDGSQVQVAVSPTSDRLQLLDPFAAWEGSDLKGLKLLIKAKGKCTTDHISMAGPWLKYRGHLDNISNNMLIGAVNFFNEKTDSVKNQLNGEYASVPKVQREYKAQGIGSIVVGDENYGEGSSREHAAMEPRHLGVRAVLVKSFARIHETNLKKQGMLGLTFTNKEDYNKILEDDIIDINGLHTFAPGKQLELVLNHKDGSSETILVNHTYNEQQIEWFKAGGALNIIRASVGK
- a CDS encoding cytochrome c peroxidase — encoded protein: MKSKLFTLIALVLISFWFIQSCTKNPDSYQLKATKLVLPDNNYVYYEGSANKNQIATVGRVLFYDKSLSATNAIACASCHFQANAFADGKQFSTGFKNELTSRNSMGFSNLANNSGFFWDLRESNLTEMVLKPISNHVEMGFTDINAIAKKLKQYPDYQNLFAKAFSDGVTVENIAISIATFLEAIRCENSKFDIALNASNFDYTFNFPSFTPVENKGKQLFIKNGCIDCHNPNSNFQRSWSNWANIGLDLNYTDKGIAGNNTFVLKFGIMDTALNGSFKIPSLRNVALTAPYMHDGRFATLNDVLNHYSEGIKNHKDLSWELSEITNNVQMPKRFNYTKEDKEALVAFLKTLTDYKMISDPKFSNPFQVVAN
- a CDS encoding outer membrane beta-barrel protein, producing the protein MKKLTLILLLLTGTVCAQTNDSIKISSKPYQFQIGLNVVSFVRQFVNFSGTPNNTVTSPYTISLKAFKYLPRQNALIGIRIGTGYVNNNNSDESSTNQNSTFTETLDLRLGMEYQTLITKRWTGYIGFDYISQKSVNNTLSRFASGPFQQEFVTSNNRSTSMDGAGLVLGMQFNLNKHLALSTEASYYYSDSWTMTTNYSSNDPSNLPPSNTKTKGAALTLPNLLNFIVVF
- a CDS encoding DUF1801 domain-containing protein, which codes for MAKNKTVETTASVNDFLATVADDSRKQDCFTIVKMMEELSGFKAKMWGPAIIGFGTCHYKYESGREGDMPIIAFSPRKNDLTIYLEASFDNKDELLERLGKHKTGKVCLYIKKLADVDMEVLKELMALSLKKSNL
- a CDS encoding bestrophin family ion channel gives rise to the protein MKAYNPKAWTKLIFHFHKSDSFRMLLPAIIALAIYSAVLCYVEVELKLIHLRSTTVLHSLLGFVLSLLLVFRTNTAYDRWWEGRKLWGDLVNNSRNLMFKINAFLPDGEKETKQHFSILIGNFAMALKEHLRHGIKPDLIDEHPNLSKQTLAASTHAPNKIIQQLFIETNKLHEQGIINAEKLLVLNGELSSFANVVGACERIKSTPIPYSYSTFIKRVILIYTITLPLGLVDDFKWATIPMVLFVFYAFAGLELIAEEIEDPFGKEDNDLPTDDIAERIKKNLVDILK